GAAGCTGAAACTATGCGCAGTACGATAGGTACCTGTAGGGTTAGTTAGACAACCTAGGTAGAATCAATGTATGTTATGAACATAATTACTATATTAGAGACTAGATTTCCTGATTTCTGGCATCTTTGTTAACTTTAATATTATTATTATGCTTTACAAAATCTCCTACACACTTGCTGCTTAGCTCTATGGTTTATGCAGACATGCACATACATTTATCTGTCGTATTTGTTACTCAGTGCTTTATTCTTGTCTGTATGCTTTGCATTGTTTACGAAATTTACAACGGTTTCCTACGTTACTGGTGCCTCCTCATGCTACATTTTTATGCTTGCTAGTGCAGCTGAACGGGGGTTCGTGCTAGGCCtggttcactttgcaaattttttgaacccgatgaatagtaccactttcgtcttatttggcaaatattgtccaatcgtggaccaactagactcaaaagattcatctcgtaatttccaactaaactgtgtaattagttatttttttacctacatttaatactccatgtaaacggctaaaaattgatgtgatggagagagagtgaaaaaacttagaatttggatggcatctaaacaaggccctagttagCATATTTTTTAGTGCTACTTGTGTACAAAAGTATAAAAGTAAAATACTTTCTTATTCAGTTTCTATCTATTTTGGTTGTACACGTGCTCTTCCTATCCATGTAGTGGGTCCTTGGCGTCTATAGTTGCACATTTCAGAAGGTGTAGAACACTTCAGTATAGATTTCAGTCAGCACGAGAGGATGGTTTATCTACTCAATACTCACAGTCATGTACTGATGGTTGTGTATTTTGAGCTTTTACCTAATTTTTGATGGCTTCCATGGACAGCAAGTGTTAGTTTGTTTTTTTCATCAGTTGTATATACATATGTTGAGACAAGGATAGCTTGATTTTAAGTGACATGATTGTATATGTACTTGAGTTTGACGATTGAATGAGTATGTCTAATGTGATCATTTGTGTATGTCATCCTAAATCATTTCAATATTGCATTGGTCTTGAATGTTTAATCCAATGTATACGAGTTTTAGATATACaaggttttatttttttatcttgTTTAATTGAGCGCGATGGATTGTTAGTCGCTAAAAGTCCTTATTGTGATGAACTGTCGGTCGCTAAAAGCTCTAACATGTTGTCGGTCGCTAAAAGTTGCACCATCGAACTGTCCGTTGCTAAAGATGATGTCCGTTGTTGTTTACATATATAATGATGGCTTCAATAACATCTGCAGGGGTCCGTCGCTATAACATTTAGCAACTGACTGTCTATCGTTGTACACCCCTTTCAGCAACTCCAAATCAGTCGCTATTTAAGGGTCGTGGTGTAGTGAACGTACattaaaaaaatagatgaaacattgggaacagaagcTTTAAACATtcgtgtataaccattgcaacatatgcaacatttcgattgcctttgcaacatccatataccTACGAAACATCTTAAACACttaaacatatgtttgcaacatgcgtttttcaTCCTTGTTCTTTCGAACAACGCAGAGCATAGCGGGGAACGGTCAGTTTCGGTCAACCGACAACCGAGGATGGTGACGTGACCTTGCAGCGGCCAGCTGTGCTTGGGCCCGGCCAGCGACGGCCCCCTCTCCTGACCGCCTGGTGCTTGAGCGGTGGTCGGTGAGCATggtggagagagaggaaggcGATTGGGGACGCTCGAAACGGTGGAGACGGAGGATGGAGGCCGCTTGTCGGGCGGGCGTGGTGGAGAACGTGACTGTGAAGCGGTCACGGTGAACCACGCTGCGATGGTACGGTCGTTGCTTATGAGCGAAGACAGCAGCCAAACGAAAGAAACACGAAAACAAGCGCAGGAAAAAAGTTGTTGGACCATTCGAAGTGTCGCGGCCCACGCCAACCTAATCGTCCAGTCGACCGGACGCCCAGTAGTAGAAAGATATTTTGGAAAGGATATTTTCGTTCGCGGTGCGCTGTATGCAGTCCACACGTGCAGTGGGGAGCCAATGATTGGTGGCGTGGCGGTGGCCAGCCACACACGgacacggcacggcacgggcaccACATCCAAGGCAAGTCATACGTGGCACGCCCGCCTCCACCTCCATGGCGGTGccggcctccgcctccgcgtgcGCGCGCGCTGGCTCGCCGCCGGGCCTCCGCGCGTGTACCAGCACCACTGGCACCGCGGCCGCGGCGTTCTTGCTCCGCCGCCAGCGACTACCGCCGCCACGGCATCAGCCGCTCCACCTCCACGGCCGTGCCAGCTCCGACCTCCGCTGCCGCTGGCGACTCCTCACGGCGCGAGGCGAGCGCCCGTCccccgacgaggaggaggacgacgacgaggagcagGCGGCTGCTGGTTATGGGTCGTTCGACGCGGCGGTGGCGCTGTTCAACCGCGGGGAGTACCACGCGTGCCACGACGTGGTGGAGGAGCTGTGGTACGGCGCCGAGGACCCCGCGCGGACGCTCCTCCACGGCGTCCTCCAGTGCGCCGTCGGCTTCCACCACCTCTTCAACCAGGTTCCTTCATGAACTCTATGCCAATAGATGCTCGATGAATTCTTCTGAATTTGACATCGTCGGTGCAAGTGTGCAACGACGATCCAATTGCTCCATCCCGATATGACGATCTCGGCCTGCGCGCGCAGAACCACCGCGGCGCGATGATGGAGCTCGGCGAGGGCCTCTGCAAGCTCCGCAAGCTGCAGCTAGACAGCGACGGCGGCAGCCCTTTCTCCAGGTTCCGGGACGAGGTCGCCGCCGTGCTGCAGTTCCTCTACCGCACCCAGAAGGAGCTCGCCGCATGTACGTCGGTCATCGCCACTTCCTCGATCGTCGACGTGTGCTAAAGCTGGATCCGATTTGCATAAATAAGTAAATCTGTTTATTTCATTGATTCAGGCACCGATGAGATGTGCTTAACCATGGACGGCTCGGCGAGCTCGTACCAGCTGCTGGGCAACTTCGCCGCCGGCCAGCAACTCTACCGGCTGGAACTGGAAGCCGAGGAGGACGGAGCTTGTTCCAGCATACTGTTCTCTGCACCTAAGGGCAGCGATGGCGCTTCACAAGGAGCTCATCAACCTCAGAGAGTGAAGCTTCCAACACTGCGTGCCACGGAGCAACATCTGGCTGCGCTTCAACGTGCATACGAATATACGTAGCTGGCCTAGCAACTAGCATGTGGACAAATCATGGTTTAAAATAACGGACTACCGTGGTGCTATAGCGGCCGGAGATACTCCACACTAAGTTATTGCTATTTGTGCCGCTACCGCTATGCCAACTTTGACCACTATTTAGCGCTATAGCTCCGCTAAATTGCATAACTTTAGCGTTCAAATAGCGGCGCTATTTCAGATTTTGCCAACGAGCCATATCAAAACATGCTAAGCTGTGTTGTACAATTATCCTCCTGAGGTCCAGTTGGCTGCAAAGTTAAAAGAATAACAGACGTTTGATGTCTCCATGGGTGTGATTCTCATACGTAATATTCGTATGTACATTGAAAGATGAGAGGTCCTGTTGTTGGCTGCAAAATTCCCTTCATCCCATAGACGTTTGATGTCCATGGGTGTGATTCTCATAGGAAAGATGAGGTCCAGTTGGCTGCAAAACTGGTCTATATGGATCATTGGATCTTAAATTTAGCCGGATTATATTGTACTAGCAAATATACCCGTGCGGTTACAACGAGAGAAAATAAGCAATCGAATATTCATAGAAAATGAGATCAGGAACGCAATAGATCTATTTGTGTGTTACCTTCAAAGCTACAATGATGCCAATAGTATGACAATGTTTTATAAAGAAAGATTAGTGGTTATTTTATTCTTAGTTAAATTACATCAATAACTTAGTGGTGCACAAATCTTTATTTTATAGAGAAATAATAGATGTTGAAAGGCATATGATACTTgcctttattt
This sequence is a window from Miscanthus floridulus cultivar M001 chromosome 10, ASM1932011v1, whole genome shotgun sequence. Protein-coding genes within it:
- the LOC136487537 gene encoding uncharacterized protein, with amino-acid sequence MAVPASASACARAGSPPGLRACTSTTGTAAAAFLLRRQRLPPPRHQPLHLHGRASSDLRCRWRLLTARGERPSPDEEEDDDEEQAAAGYGSFDAAVALFNRGEYHACHDVVEELWYGAEDPARTLLHGVLQCAVGFHHLFNQNHRGAMMELGEGLCKLRKLQLDSDGGSPFSRFRDEVAAVLQFLYRTQKELAACTDEMCLTMDGSASSYQLLGNFAAGQQLYRLELEAEEDGACSSILFSAPKGSDGASQGAHQPQRVKLPTLRATEQHLAALQRAYEYT